Proteins encoded within one genomic window of Bradyrhizobium sp. 186:
- a CDS encoding MFS transporter has product MSTTPRLPDTFNRLAWSNLAAQSAEQIALAAAPIVAVLTLGVAEGQTGLLQTALTLPFVLFAIPAGLLADRISRRSLMAGAEALRAAALVAIVLLLALGALNLPLLALLGFAAVCGTVVYSVAAPALVPSLVSSDLLPAANTRIELARTIAFASGPALGGALVGWWGASLAFGFAAALSAIAVVLLSGIYEPARTPSPRRHPFQDIREGAAFVFHHPLLRPVFITQFIFNTGWFLQIAVFVPYAVRHLGLTAAGVGTVLTMYGVGMVIGALFATRVMRRIAFGTVVGLGPVTGFVASVVMALTVLVPSPWLAGLSFFLLGVGPILWVISTTTLRQSVTPPRLLGRVSAINIMSYGARPLGSALGAIVGGFYSAEACLYLAAAVFAVQALVILLSPAVALHRQPEMVDDGAAVRC; this is encoded by the coding sequence ATGTCAACGACGCCCCGCCTTCCCGACACGTTCAACCGCCTCGCCTGGTCCAACCTCGCGGCGCAATCGGCCGAGCAGATCGCACTGGCCGCAGCCCCCATCGTCGCCGTGCTGACGCTGGGGGTCGCGGAAGGCCAGACCGGCCTGTTGCAGACCGCGCTCACCCTGCCGTTCGTGCTGTTCGCCATCCCGGCCGGCCTGCTCGCCGACCGCATCTCGCGGCGCTCACTGATGGCGGGCGCCGAAGCGCTGCGGGCCGCGGCGCTGGTGGCCATCGTACTGCTTCTCGCGCTCGGCGCGCTCAACCTGCCACTGCTGGCACTGCTCGGCTTTGCCGCGGTGTGCGGCACCGTGGTCTACAGCGTGGCCGCGCCGGCGCTGGTGCCCTCGCTGGTGAGTTCGGACCTGTTGCCGGCCGCCAATACCCGGATCGAGCTCGCGCGCACCATCGCCTTCGCCAGCGGCCCTGCGCTCGGCGGCGCGCTGGTCGGCTGGTGGGGCGCGAGCCTCGCCTTCGGCTTTGCCGCGGCCCTCTCCGCGATTGCCGTGGTGCTGCTCTCAGGCATCTACGAGCCCGCGCGCACGCCTTCGCCGCGGCGCCATCCGTTCCAGGACATCCGCGAGGGCGCGGCCTTCGTGTTCCATCACCCGCTGCTGCGGCCGGTGTTCATCACCCAGTTCATCTTCAACACTGGCTGGTTCCTCCAGATTGCGGTGTTCGTACCCTATGCCGTGCGCCATCTCGGCCTGACGGCCGCTGGGGTAGGCACCGTGCTTACGATGTACGGCGTCGGCATGGTGATCGGCGCATTGTTCGCCACGCGCGTGATGCGCCGCATCGCCTTCGGCACCGTTGTGGGGCTTGGTCCGGTCACGGGCTTCGTGGCCTCGGTCGTGATGGCGCTGACCGTCCTGGTGCCCTCGCCCTGGCTCGCGGGCCTCAGCTTCTTCCTGCTCGGTGTCGGACCAATCCTCTGGGTGATCTCGACCACGACCTTGCGCCAATCGGTGACGCCGCCGCGCCTGCTCGGCCGCGTCTCCGCCATCAACATCATGAGCTACGGCGCCCGCCCGCTCGGCTCAGCGCTGGGGGCGATCGTCGGAGGATTTTACAGCGCGGAAGCGTGCCTCTATCTCGCGGCAGCGGTCTTCGCCGTGCAGGCGCTGGTGATCCTGCTCTCGCCCGCGGTGGCACTGCATCGGCAGCCGGAGATGGTGGACGATGGTGCGGCGGTGCGGTGCTAG
- a CDS encoding adenylate/guanylate cyclase domain-containing protein, which yields MQLTSRLALMNWLTGQGLTGLPENELLRGFCERCRAEGLELSRGLVVIDTLHPIYEGRGFRWSDRQSNESDVFEYGSTAEGDAAKSWRRSVFFHMLEHGDDEMVIDLADAPSLDFSQIGELAEKGHRHYLAFVHRFGENGALGLMDCLYSCWTTRRPEGFGEAELAAMRDLVPVLGLAIKSAQQVDIARTLGRVYLGRDASEQVLRGRISRGVTERINTVLWYSDLRGSTGISESIGPDEIIPFLNDYAQAVIDAIHDAGGDVLKLIGDGVLAMFWGEDMADARRAALRAEHLSRKNVAALNARREADGRPTTSAYIGLHVGEVFYGNIGSADRLDFTVVGPTVNEVSRIASMSRSVDRELLASAEFYKGLDAAGRRYLVSTGRYALRGIGRAQDLYTLDPEVDSNEPVMGSYERYLAG from the coding sequence ATGCAATTGACCTCGCGCCTCGCGCTGATGAACTGGCTGACCGGCCAGGGGCTGACGGGCCTTCCCGAAAACGAACTGCTGCGAGGGTTCTGCGAGCGCTGCCGGGCCGAGGGACTGGAACTCTCGCGCGGGCTCGTTGTCATCGACACGCTGCATCCGATCTATGAGGGGCGCGGCTTCCGCTGGAGCGATCGGCAGAGCAACGAGAGCGACGTGTTCGAGTACGGTTCGACCGCCGAGGGCGATGCGGCGAAAAGCTGGCGCCGCTCGGTGTTCTTCCACATGCTCGAGCACGGCGACGACGAGATGGTGATCGATCTTGCCGATGCGCCGTCACTGGATTTCTCGCAGATCGGCGAACTCGCCGAGAAGGGCCACCGCCACTACCTCGCTTTCGTGCATCGCTTCGGCGAGAACGGCGCGCTCGGCTTGATGGACTGCCTCTATTCCTGCTGGACCACGCGCCGCCCCGAAGGTTTTGGCGAAGCCGAGCTCGCCGCGATGCGCGACCTCGTGCCGGTGCTGGGGCTCGCGATCAAGTCGGCGCAGCAAGTCGACATCGCCCGCACGCTCGGCCGCGTCTATCTCGGCCGCGATGCCTCCGAGCAGGTGCTGCGCGGACGCATCTCGCGCGGTGTCACCGAGCGCATCAACACCGTGCTGTGGTATTCGGATCTGCGCGGCTCGACCGGGATCAGCGAGAGCATCGGCCCCGACGAGATTATCCCGTTCCTGAACGATTATGCACAAGCCGTGATCGATGCGATCCACGACGCCGGCGGCGACGTGTTGAAGCTGATCGGCGACGGTGTGCTCGCGATGTTCTGGGGCGAGGATATGGCGGATGCGCGGCGCGCCGCGCTTCGCGCTGAGCATCTTTCTCGCAAGAACGTCGCGGCGTTGAATGCGCGCCGGGAGGCCGATGGACGTCCAACCACATCGGCCTATATCGGCCTGCATGTCGGCGAGGTCTTTTACGGCAATATCGGCAGCGCGGACCGGCTGGACTTCACCGTGGTCGGCCCGACCGTGAACGAGGTTAGCCGTATTGCCTCGATGAGCCGCTCGGTCGATCGCGAGCTGCTGGCATCAGCCGAGTTCTACAAAGGGCTCGATGCCGCCGGCCGCCGCTACCTCGTCTCGACCGGCCGCTACGCGCTGCGCGGCATCGGCCGCGCGCAGGATCTCTACACGCTCGATCCGGAAGTCGACAGCAACGAACCGGTGATGGGAAGCTACGAGCGGTATTTGGCGGGGTAG
- a CDS encoding MFS transporter, which yields MSRRQLPTVLALGTTQTLAWASSYYLPALLADPMARDLGVSSNWIFGAFSASLVISAMLGPRIGRQIDLVGGRQVLSASNLTIAAGLVLLGLSQSVMVMAVAWLVLGIGMAMGLYDAAFAALGRIYGTEARGSITGITLMAGFASTVGWPLTAWGLSHIGWRDTCFAWAAANILIGLPLNFFMLPAIKGARQAAATAEKPYVPLDRTMILLAFVFAAVWTVTGAMAAHFPRILETTGATPVEAIAAGALIGPAQVAARILEAGFLSRFHPLWSTRLACLTHPIGAVVVAIFGGAAASAFALFHGSGNGILTIARGTLPLSIFGPKDFGYRLGVIGAPARMAQAVAPLAFGLLIDVMGAKVLIVSSALSLSALAALFLIRAERRPD from the coding sequence ATGAGCCGACGACAGCTTCCGACCGTCCTGGCACTCGGCACCACGCAGACGCTCGCCTGGGCCTCCAGCTACTATTTGCCGGCGCTGCTCGCCGATCCCATGGCGCGGGACCTAGGCGTCTCCTCCAACTGGATCTTTGGCGCGTTCTCCGCCTCGCTCGTGATCTCGGCGATGCTCGGCCCGCGCATCGGGCGGCAGATCGATCTCGTCGGTGGACGCCAGGTGCTGTCAGCTTCCAACCTGACGATCGCCGCCGGCCTCGTGCTGCTCGGCCTCTCACAGTCGGTGATGGTCATGGCGGTGGCCTGGCTCGTGCTTGGCATCGGCATGGCGATGGGACTCTACGATGCCGCCTTCGCCGCACTCGGCCGCATCTACGGCACCGAGGCGCGCGGCTCGATCACGGGCATCACGCTGATGGCGGGCTTTGCCTCGACCGTCGGCTGGCCGCTCACCGCCTGGGGCCTGTCGCATATCGGCTGGCGGGACACCTGCTTCGCGTGGGCTGCTGCCAACATCCTGATCGGCCTGCCCCTCAACTTCTTCATGCTTCCGGCGATCAAGGGCGCCAGGCAGGCCGCGGCCACCGCCGAGAAGCCGTACGTGCCGCTCGACCGCACCATGATCCTGCTCGCCTTCGTCTTCGCCGCGGTCTGGACCGTCACCGGAGCGATGGCCGCGCATTTCCCGCGCATCCTGGAGACAACGGGCGCGACGCCGGTCGAGGCGATCGCGGCCGGCGCGCTGATCGGCCCGGCGCAGGTCGCCGCGCGGATTCTCGAAGCGGGCTTCCTCAGCCGTTTTCATCCGCTGTGGTCGACCCGGCTTGCCTGCCTCACCCACCCGATCGGCGCAGTGGTCGTAGCGATCTTCGGCGGCGCCGCGGCCAGCGCGTTTGCGCTGTTCCACGGCTCGGGCAACGGCATCCTGACCATTGCGCGCGGCACGCTGCCGCTGTCGATCTTCGGCCCGAAGGATTTCGGCTACCGCCTCGGCGTCATCGGCGCGCCGGCGCGGATGGCGCAGGCGGTGGCGCCGCTGGCCTTCGGCCTGCTCATCGACGTGATGGGAGCCAAGGTGTTGATCGTCTCATCCGCACTCAGCCTCTCGGCGTTGGCGGCGCTGTTCCTGATCCGCGCGGAGCGGCGGCCGGATTGA